In Candidatus Hydrogenedentota bacterium, the following are encoded in one genomic region:
- a CDS encoding DegT/DnrJ/EryC1/StrS family aminotransferase, translated as MIEKLAIDGGPKSLEGPLPPWPCFDEAAIAAATDTLRSGKVNYWTGSRGMDFEKRFAAWQGSKFAISTTNGTSALHTALAGLGIGPGDEVIVPSYTFIASSFSIVQAGAVPRFADVNRADHCISVESAEKLVTKRTKAIMPVHLYGNVVDMDPILDFARRHNLFVVEDNAEAFGGEYKGRKTGSIGHVGACSFCQNKTFTTGGEGGMVTTDDEEVAWRCRSFRDHGYDVRERLRLLEMEQKLPYIHNRVGWNYRMTEMQSAIG; from the coding sequence ATGATCGAAAAACTGGCGATTGACGGCGGGCCGAAATCGTTGGAGGGGCCTTTGCCCCCGTGGCCTTGTTTCGACGAGGCGGCGATTGCGGCGGCGACGGACACGTTGCGGAGCGGCAAAGTCAACTATTGGACCGGCTCGCGGGGAATGGATTTCGAGAAACGGTTCGCGGCGTGGCAGGGGTCGAAGTTCGCCATCAGCACGACGAACGGCACGAGCGCGCTGCACACGGCATTGGCCGGACTCGGGATCGGTCCGGGCGATGAAGTGATCGTGCCGAGTTACACCTTTATCGCGAGTTCGTTTTCGATCGTGCAGGCGGGCGCGGTTCCACGGTTCGCGGACGTCAACCGCGCCGATCACTGCATCAGCGTCGAATCGGCGGAAAAGCTCGTCACGAAACGGACGAAGGCGATCATGCCGGTCCATCTGTACGGCAACGTCGTGGACATGGATCCGATTCTCGATTTCGCGAGGCGGCACAACCTGTTCGTCGTCGAGGACAACGCGGAGGCATTCGGCGGCGAGTACAAAGGCCGAAAAACGGGCAGCATCGGCCACGTGGGCGCGTGCAGTTTCTGCCAGAACAAGACGTTTACGACGGGCGGCGAGGGCGGCATGGTCACCACGGACGACGAAGAGGTCGCATGGCGCTGCCGGAGTTTCCGCGATCACGGCTACGACGTGCGCGAGCGCCTGCGCCTGCTCGAAATGGAACAGAAGCTGCCGTACATCCACAACAGGGTCGGCTGGAATTACCGCATGACCGAAATGCAGTCCGCCATCGG
- a CDS encoding glycosyltransferase family 39 protein — protein MNGTDTTIGIEPPARTPNAATPGHEPTCLSGRAQTLQFLLLLSISAVVLGANIGGYSLWAPDEPRFGQIAREMLQSGDFLVPRVNGEPYKEKPPLIFWLVAAVSWPFGDVSEATARIPPVFLGVITVAMAYWLGRRLYGHPTGLWAGAILMTSALFFREARSMRTDILLTACIMAFFCAHQAWTGSRRTRWLVAMYAALGAGLLAKGPPALVFPALYLVAFYWRRWKDARGLHPVIGLAVALALVLAWYIPARMAVAGMADAHATTNVGQEAYRQIVGRLFTGVSHPRPPWYYLVNVPVSLLPWTLLLPWAIPWAWRNRRDPSTRTLLCWIVPAFVFFSISSGKREMYLLPAYPAMAILIARGAWDLAIGDHAVWRRRTTWAWCVVLLLLGAAPFALLATKHRDLWTPDLVLFGVAAMACLVHALWALRRETRAGSADRTGEACRAGLFPQRLVFLHFAILAVMGAHVGFPMIDARKSPSALCEPVRRLAEAGKTFRLYSAGFTSEEYIFYSKHFRKEVLNAAYSLPEITGKARDDLDERQQRMRGAVEKALDNISVADLASPTGDERAAIAAAVHDAIRSAEEDPVLANAYEKASDAACAAFMNEFIQPGPAFLYVEPRNWKRLLLHMPVDAECRILRHRPIGSRTILLVANKAGVVLDEAE, from the coding sequence ATGAACGGAACGGACACAACGATCGGCATCGAACCGCCGGCACGAACGCCAAACGCCGCGACGCCGGGCCATGAACCGACTTGCCTAAGCGGCCGGGCGCAGACCCTTCAATTCCTGCTGCTGCTTTCGATAAGCGCGGTTGTTTTGGGCGCCAACATCGGCGGATACAGTCTTTGGGCGCCGGACGAGCCGCGTTTCGGCCAGATTGCCCGCGAAATGCTCCAGTCGGGCGACTTTCTGGTTCCGCGTGTCAACGGCGAACCGTACAAGGAAAAACCCCCGCTCATTTTCTGGCTGGTCGCGGCCGTATCATGGCCGTTCGGTGACGTTTCCGAGGCCACCGCGCGCATTCCACCCGTGTTTCTTGGCGTGATCACCGTCGCGATGGCTTACTGGCTCGGACGGCGGCTTTACGGACACCCGACGGGTCTTTGGGCCGGCGCAATCCTGATGACCAGCGCCCTGTTTTTCCGCGAAGCCCGCTCAATGCGGACGGACATCCTGCTGACGGCGTGCATCATGGCCTTTTTCTGTGCGCACCAGGCATGGACCGGTTCAAGGCGCACGCGCTGGCTTGTCGCGATGTATGCCGCGCTGGGCGCGGGACTCCTGGCGAAAGGCCCGCCCGCGCTCGTATTTCCCGCCCTGTATCTCGTCGCGTTTTATTGGCGGCGCTGGAAAGACGCGCGCGGTTTGCATCCGGTGATCGGCCTTGCCGTGGCGCTGGCCCTTGTGCTGGCATGGTACATCCCCGCCCGCATGGCCGTGGCCGGCATGGCCGATGCGCACGCGACCACAAACGTCGGCCAGGAAGCCTATCGCCAGATCGTCGGACGCCTTTTCACCGGCGTGTCGCATCCGCGCCCGCCGTGGTACTACCTTGTCAACGTTCCGGTAAGCCTGCTGCCGTGGACATTGCTGCTGCCGTGGGCGATCCCGTGGGCATGGCGAAACCGGCGCGATCCTTCGACGCGCACGCTCCTGTGCTGGATTGTGCCCGCGTTTGTATTCTTTTCGATCAGTTCCGGGAAACGGGAGATGTACCTGCTCCCGGCCTATCCGGCCATGGCGATTCTCATCGCCCGCGGCGCGTGGGATCTTGCAATCGGCGATCACGCCGTTTGGCGGCGCCGCACGACATGGGCATGGTGTGTCGTTTTGCTCCTTCTCGGCGCGGCGCCGTTCGCTTTGCTCGCAACGAAACACCGCGATCTCTGGACGCCGGATCTTGTTCTGTTCGGCGTGGCCGCGATGGCCTGCCTGGTCCATGCGCTCTGGGCGCTGAGGCGTGAAACGCGCGCCGGATCGGCGGATCGGACGGGGGAAGCCTGTCGCGCCGGCCTGTTTCCCCAGCGGCTGGTCTTCCTCCACTTTGCCATCCTTGCCGTCATGGGCGCCCATGTCGGCTTTCCCATGATTGACGCGCGCAAGAGTCCGAGCGCCTTGTGCGAGCCCGTGCGCCGGCTTGCCGAGGCGGGTAAGACGTTTCGCCTGTATTCAGCCGGATTCACGAGCGAGGAATACATCTTCTATTCCAAGCATTTCCGCAAGGAAGTCCTGAATGCGGCGTACAGCCTTCCTGAAATCACGGGAAAGGCGCGTGACGATCTCGATGAAAGACAGCAACGGATGCGCGGCGCCGTCGAAAAGGCGCTGGACAACATTTCCGTGGCCGATTTGGCTTCGCCGACCGGCGATGAACGCGCCGCCATTGCCGCCGCCGTGCATGACGCCATTCGATCCGCCGAAGAAGATCCCGTCTTGGCGAATGCCTACGAAAAGGCTTCCGACGCCGCCTGCGCCGCTTTCATGAACGAATTCATTCAACCCGGCCCCGCGTTTCTGTATGTCGAGCCGCGCAATTGGAAGCGTCTGCTTCTTCACATGCCGGTGGATGCCGAATGCCGCATCCTGCGCCATCGTCCCATCGGTTCGCGCACCATTCTGCTCGTGGCGAACAAGGCCGGGGTTGTCTTGGATGAGGCGGAATGA
- a CDS encoding response regulator — MATILLASEDAHCAGVLAAELGAEGHRVLVLASGQDVCEAAAAESPALVFLDMKLAVFNGLETSRMIRDDPNSPPRLPIYLLVDVPPDAHVLDKAGLTGFFPKVHETRQVRDLLAFHAV, encoded by the coding sequence ATGGCAACGATACTGCTGGCGAGCGAGGATGCTCACTGCGCCGGCGTGCTGGCGGCGGAATTGGGCGCGGAGGGCCACCGGGTTCTTGTGCTGGCCTCCGGACAGGACGTATGCGAGGCGGCTGCGGCTGAATCGCCCGCGCTGGTGTTTCTGGACATGAAACTTGCGGTATTCAACGGATTGGAAACCAGCCGCATGATCCGCGACGATCCGAATTCGCCGCCTCGATTACCGATCTATCTGCTGGTGGATGTTCCTCCGGACGCGCATGTTCTCGACAAGGCCGGCCTGACGGGTTTTTTCCCCAAGGTCCACGAGACGCGGCAGGTGCGCGATCTGCTGGCCTTCCACGCCGTATAG
- a CDS encoding PmoA family protein translates to MGDVYKITVRAGAHDTVNCPVSVELPVFYKENTSFSLAVDGKGKIVPCQVSKGVKGVRLTWIVPSLKAGSSLGLVVKPAPGTKTAETVTLRDCAKDGRVDIRVGNALFSSYHYANKWVRPFLHPVIGPFGARVTRNWPIIKNVKGEHRDHVHHKSLWVAYGECDDTDNWSEEPGHGYQRHQGFDRLVSGPVYGEIVARNHWCKGSGEKQFEETRAMRFYAMPDGERLMDLEVTFRMTEGKVVFRDTKEGGLVSVRVASSMDVRNGGRIENGYGGVNEGETWGRKAPWCDYSGMADGRHVGVAIFDHERNPRYPTEWHVRDYGLMTANCFAWKHYRPEDGQSGDMTFPKGAVRQWRYRLFIHNGDARTGRVREHFLDYIAPPSVFLE, encoded by the coding sequence GTGGGAGATGTGTATAAGATCACGGTGCGAGCGGGCGCGCACGACACCGTGAATTGCCCTGTAAGTGTTGAATTGCCGGTATTTTACAAAGAAAACACCTCCTTTTCCCTTGCCGTTGACGGCAAGGGGAAAATCGTGCCGTGCCAAGTGTCAAAGGGCGTAAAAGGCGTTCGTTTGACATGGATCGTGCCGAGTCTCAAGGCCGGATCGTCGCTGGGACTGGTGGTCAAACCCGCTCCGGGAACGAAAACAGCCGAGACGGTCACTTTGCGGGATTGCGCCAAGGATGGCCGGGTTGACATTCGGGTAGGCAATGCCCTCTTTTCGAGTTATCATTATGCAAACAAATGGGTTAGGCCGTTTTTACATCCGGTGATCGGCCCATTCGGCGCCCGTGTTACCCGCAATTGGCCGATCATTAAAAATGTCAAAGGCGAACACCGTGATCATGTTCATCACAAATCGCTTTGGGTCGCATACGGCGAATGCGACGACACGGATAACTGGAGCGAGGAACCAGGCCACGGATATCAACGCCATCAGGGATTTGATCGGCTGGTTTCGGGACCGGTGTACGGGGAAATCGTCGCTCGCAACCACTGGTGCAAGGGATCAGGTGAAAAGCAATTCGAGGAAACGCGTGCGATGCGTTTCTACGCGATGCCGGATGGCGAACGCCTGATGGACCTCGAGGTAACGTTCCGCATGACCGAAGGCAAAGTCGTGTTTCGCGACACGAAGGAAGGCGGGCTTGTTTCGGTGCGCGTGGCCAGTTCGATGGATGTGCGCAACGGCGGACGCATCGAAAACGGCTACGGGGGCGTAAACGAGGGGGAGACCTGGGGCAGGAAGGCGCCGTGGTGCGATTACAGCGGCATGGCGGACGGACGCCATGTGGGCGTGGCGATATTTGATCACGAAAGAAATCCCCGCTACCCGACCGAATGGCACGTGCGCGACTACGGATTGATGACCGCGAACTGCTTCGCATGGAAGCATTACCGGCCCGAAGACGGGCAGTCCGGCGACATGACCTTTCCCAAGGGCGCGGTTCGACAGTGGCGGTACCGGTTGTTCATACACAACGGCGATGCGCGCACGGGCAGGGTCCGGGAGCATTTTCTCGATTATATCGCGCCGCCGTCCGTTTTTTTGGAATAG